The Panicum virgatum strain AP13 chromosome 3N, P.virgatum_v5, whole genome shotgun sequence genome includes the window CATGCAGAAAAAGTCAGAACAATAATCTTGATTGGTGATACTTGCCCACAATAATCTCGATTGGTGATACTTAACCTAGTTTCAGGGAAGTTACATGAGACTATGAATTACTAGTATACCATTAATTTCATCATCAAACTAAAGTTTCAGTTAATGCCCATCCTTCTATACACTTATTCCATCATACTGTAACAATACCTATAAATATGTATTCATCTCATCAAATTGGACCAGAGAGTGAGAGCAAAGACGGTTGTATTTAAGTTGAAAGTGCATTCTACCATTAGGCTCTGCTAACTATTGGTCCGAAATCTGAATACCCTATCGATCAAACACTTTAACTACCCCCACATAACTACATCAAAGGAGGCTGACGATCATATGTACTGGGGAATTCTGAAATTCCAACCAACTAGGTCACTCGTACACCAAATCCTCCAAAACTTCCAATGCAACAAATACCCACATTGTCCCACCTTAACCCTGACCCCAACTTACAGTAACTCAATAAAGTCGCATGACGTGCGGGTACGCACCGTAGACGGCACCACCAAGAACAACGGAACTCCATGTTCATGCGAGAACCGGAGCACGAACAGTCAAACCTACACTTACCATGAGGCACGCGTTCGAACACTATTGCCCTTGTAGGTGACGTCGAAtcgaggcaggcggcggcgttgtCTCCCCGCCTCGGGCCGCCCGCCGATCGCCTCGCCACCGTGCGGGAACAGGCCGGGCACCTGGTGCAGTTCGTCTCGAACGCGTGCTTGCGGAGGCGCGCAATGACAGCAGCGGAGCGAGCGGAGATGGAAGGGACGCGGAGGAGGAAATGTGGGGCGCAAACCGGACACCAGAGGCCTCATCCCCCCTATCTATTTTTGGTGTTAGAGCGGGGGTGTAGGTGGTAGGGTGCTAATCGGATCGCTCGGGCTACATGAGGCGCGATTTGGGGCGGCGGGAGCCACCCGACATGCACCACCACCGCCATGGCTTTCGCCGAAGGacgggggaggagagggagggggactGGCGAGGCTGGCAAGCTACTCGCTCCGTTTTTTTTTATATGACATCGCTAATTTTTTTAActaatattatttaattaatcagttagttaaataaaataaaattaatatCTTTATGTCTATTATTAAAaatctattaaatctaattTAAAGATTTGgatatttgcataaatatttatagaaaagatAAATAgtcaaatgaagaaaaaaattaatgaTGTCGTATATttaaaaacagagggagtagaatAAGTGGAGGGGTGGTGGAGAACTGTAGTAGCCGGTGCGTTGGGGGGCTTGGTGCCGGTGTGAGTGTGTGACCGTTGGCGTGTCAGCGTGTGGTAAAGCAATTCCGGAATGTGTCGACATTTAAACGAATTTCAAAAATTGCGTGCCTTTTGCACTAGAATCATCCAAAAATCTCTTGGACAAGGATATATTATTTTTTGAGGAACAACAGATTATATAGACGTCACAACTATATGTTGCACGCACTACAAATTTCTCAATGGCGTCTGAAGGTTTTCTTGAACAGGGTGCAAGACTTGCATCAGAGACTCGATAAATATATTATGCATGCAGCAGGATCTAAAGTAGGAGAGAGATAATGGACTTGCATGTGAGCATAAAAAGGACCATCAAACAATAAAAAGAGAGGCGGGTGAGCTCTAGTGGCTCCTTGAGCCCACTCTCACGCCGGCaacccgggttcgagccccgggGCTGGCACCGGGGGGGGGGGCCTTCGTTGCCCCTCtcagtgaaaaaaaaaacaataaaaagATGATTAGACTTGCATGTGAGTACGagtaataaaattaaaaaattgtaGTTTAAAAACCAAACATCTAACTAAAAAAATGGTTTTTAGTGTGTGGCACACCCTCAAAATATGATTTTGTGCGCAGCACACTCTACTCTTCGATTTTGTCTTTGTCACACCACAAAAATGTGATTTGGCACGTAGCACACCATCTCTAATAAACTATCGTTTTCCATCCCAGGAGGTGAGAGAAGCATTGGAGAAGGACAAAAATACCCCTAGATTCACCAGCTCAGCTCCGTTTGCTCAAGAGCATCCGTTCGTTTCAACCTTATCCCCGAGGGTCGTAGCAAGCGGCGGGAGCGGGCGCACGGTGCCAGCGTAGCCAGATGGGCGCGAGCGGGTGTTGGCGCGCGGCGGGAGGGCGCTGGCGCGAGGCGGCCGGGAGCAGGCTCGCGGCGGGCGTGGACGCACGCCGTCGGCAAGGGCAGGCTCGCGCGGCAGGAGGGCGTTGGCACGCGGCGGCCGAGAGCAGGCTCGCGGCGGGCGTGGACGCGCGCCGCCGGCAGAGGCAGGCTCGAGCTTCTGCCAGCGCGAGGGTGGAGGCCGGCGACGACCGCGGGCGTGGAGGATACCGCGACCGCGCCGCCCGTAGAGGAGCTCACAACCGCGCCGGCCGTCGCGCGGAGCCGGCGACCGCGCCACCCGTCCGTGCGCGGCCCTGGCGACCTCCATGTGCGCGGCGACACTGGTGGTGGCGAGAACGAGCCagatggcgacggcgagcagcacAGCCGTGGTCCTTGCGGTTGAAGGGCCCGCCGGGTgcgagtcggcggcggcgcggggcctcGGCGAAGACGatgcggaccggcggcgaggggcaggCAAggcgcggaccggcggcgaggggcaggCGAGGCGCGGACCGGCGTCgaggggctgcggcggcgaggagatgGTTTGGCGCGGACCGGCAGCGGTGTGGACCGGCGGCAAGGCGTGGATTGGCGTCGAGGGTCCACGGTGGCGTGGACCGGTGTCGAGTGGCCACGGCgaggcgcgggccgccgccgttggGGCGCGAGGTGGGGCGGCCGCGGGAGGCCGCGATGGGCGCGAAAGGGAGGAGATGGAGGGgaagagagaagaagagaggggAGTAAGAAGATGACAGGTAGGCGAGCCGACCATGCCGCTCCCCCGTGCCGGCTTCCCTGCGCGCCAGCCGCCGCAAGAttggaggaggggaggagcgcacgaggtggcggcggggagggtcGGAGGGAAGTGTGGCACGGGAagagggaggggaggtggcggcggatgGGAGGGAACAGCGGGAAGAAGATGACAAGTGGGACCAGAGGCAAAATGGTTTTTTTACACCATCTCTAAGCTAAAATTGATTATTATACTCAGCATGGTGTGTTGGAAACAAAATTGTAATTTTACAATGTGTCGGAGACAAATTCAACTTTCACAGTGTGCTTCACACAAAACCAGTCTTTGAGAGTGTCCTGGAtacaaattttcaaaaaaaaaatagagtaCACTTGGACCACGCAGTCCAAGTGCATCGGACTAAATGCGGTAGTGGAGAGAGAAGTCAGTATGTACATTGTTCATTACATATTGGGTCACATTTAGCTACATAGAGTACAAAAATACAATAATATGTCACCTTGCCATGGCCATCATCACCAAAAACATTACAAGCACACAGTGTAGATTAACGTGACAGACTGACAATATATCATCGTGATGCCAAGATTAACATACAAAACCAGTTGGAGCATCAAAGAAACCTTTTTTAAAAACGGAGAATCAAAAAAACCTTTAGTGGTAGTTctaaactttattttatttctttttctgtaCAAAGGATAGATAATTGTGATATGCAAGGATCACACAGTAATCTGGATGGAAAAAAAGCatcatatataaataaaatatcaCAGAACAAAACTACATGTGATTCTCTCAGGAAAAAGAACACAAGCATGCATGTTATCACCCGATCGAGTCTATAGAAAACGTAGCAAGACAACGATGCGGTGCAACTTGTGCCGTGCACGCATACAGAAGTGGAGATATTCTTGCGGGTCCACCGTACCGGAACCAAAACGACATAGCGAGCGGCCGAAGATGGAATTAAATTAAAGCAAGGAATGCCAATATATATAGTTTCATTTCTTCGACGATCTCATCTTCATACCCCCTCGTGCACAGTCAGTTTGATGATTAATCATGAGATTTCTATTACTCATGCTGATTAGAGACATGTTATCGCGTGACTTTACACGAGCGTTGCTTGGTTTGCAAAATCTCACGAGTAGTTCCGATCCACCACTTGCACAAGTAGCACAACTAGATAAAAAGATGGAAAAGGAACGAAATTGCTAGCGATCGTCGGGATCGATGAACAACGGACAAAACCTCTGTACATCTTATTGCACGGTCAAGGCAGCAGTATATAAAATGCTACATTCCCCCAGTATTTCAGATGATCATCTCAACTGATACTCGTGGgatccctcaaaaaaaaaaaaactgatactCGTGGGAACAAGTGATGTGGGGAAAAACCTCCTGAGCCAGCATGAGAGCAGCCGCACACTATTCATTCGATCGCAACAGCCGGCGGCCGCCGAAAAGGACGGGGGGAAAAGAGGACGAGCGCTAGATCCCAAACGATCCACCTCCAGAAACCGACCCAGATCGTCACCTATTCTACAATACTATACTGATCGACTAGCTATCTGGCCGCCGGCTTACTTGGACGTACGCACGGCCGGCCGGGGCTAGTTGAGGgagcccggcggcggctgcgtgcCGGCGACGAAGAAGCGGCCGGAGGCGGCGTCCTGGCTGGCGTAGTACACCGTGCTGGGGCTCACGTGGTTGTGCGTGCCCTCGTACGTGGTCACCACGTAGCTGGGGTCGTCCTTGTCCCGCTCCACCCGCTTCTTCACGTTGCACCCTTCCGTCGAGCACCGGTAGTAGTTCCTGCGCGCGCACGCGATGATACGTCAGTGTCCTCGTGTCGTCGAGACGACGATGGCTAGAGCCAGATCGTGATAAAAAAATGTACTAGTACTAGAAGCTAGTAATTAATTGCGATGAGCGAGCTGATCCATcatttcttgaatgattgatttGATCGGATTGTCGTGCACGTCTGATCGATGATCAGGATGAGCGACAATTCCCGTTTTGTCGATTGCGGATTACCTTGGGTTGGGGCTGTTCTTGACGGACTTCTTGCCGTACTTCCTCCACTTGTAGCCGTCGTCCAGGATCTCGACCTCCGACCTCGTCCGGAACGCGATCCGCTCCGTCCGCGGCCGCTCcggcaccgcctccgccgcgctccTGAAATGCCCAATCGAAGGCGAGCCCGGCCGGTTTCAGAATCCAGACCAATGACGACGATGAGCTGGGGAAAAAAACTCAGGCAGAGCTGCCAAGTGACGCACGCCACCACTCACCTGGCGGCATGTGCGGCTGCGGCCGCACTGATCGCGCTGCCAGCAGCGGGCGGGACAGGGGGCGGcgcgccgtcggccgccgcggAGAACACGCctggcgcagccgccgcccccgcgccgtcGTCGAAGAGGAACTCGGAGATGTCGAACTggtcggcgagcggcggcgcgggcgcgggcgcggcgccgaGCGCAGCGGAGAAGCTGGAcgcggagctggaggtggagctgccTCCGTGGGAGAAGTACGAGGACATGGAGGCGGcgtcgcccgccggcgccgggtggTGGTACAGCACTGGGCGCGCCCCGACTGCCGCCATGACCGGCCGGACCACCGCCGCGGGAGCTTCGTATTTATAGCAGTAGCGGCCCGAGCTCGGAGGGTCGGCGAGCTGCCGGTGTGCATGGGGAGCGAGGGGATGCCGACGGCTGGTGGATTTGTAGCTGCAGCAGGAGGTGGCGGGGATGGGTGTGTGGGATTTGGGGGGATCCGGCCGGTCGGCTTCCCGGTGAGCTTCCTGGGCGGGGAGAAGGTTCGGAGCTGCTGCGGgggtcgccgcgcgccgccgcttgcccccGCCCGGCGTGCCACTTATAGCAGGGGTGGAAATGTCCGCGGGGCACGACCCCAGCGGTCGTCGCCACGTAGTGCCGCCGCCTTTCAAAGGGGGGTCGCGTGGTCCGGTCCTCCCGATTCAAGCCGTTTTCAATTCCTTTTTGCTGGTGCTGGGATCATGGACTGCGGCCGGAACAGTGGAACGGGTCGGTCATCGGTGAGGCCATGGTAcatatggatggatggatacaTGAATTGCACCATGTGCTTGTGCCCTGGGGATGTAGTTTATGCGCACTAGAGCTTAATAGTCCGTGTACCTGGAAAAAAAAGTTAGCAgtgttttggaaaaaaatatgtTGATAATGAAATTTCATGAAGTGGCTACAATTTAGAGCTTAGATTATAACACGATGAGACCGtccttacaaaaaaaaaattctgtcTTTGTTTTGAGAAATGGAGTTGTCCATCACCTTATCATTCTCACGTTTTTACTTTTCTGGGAATGACATGAATGGGACCAGTGTTTTCCTTACCGATCGGTAACCGCCGGTTACCGCCGatttttaccgataccgctactaGGCGGCAACCCATACCGATGgtaaatttcgaaaaatttcgcccgaatttaaaattttcaaaaatatttgaaataaaaaaggaaaaaatatggtaagaaagtagagatgacatacatcattctaatatagaacatgttcaaatatttgactgtttgggcactcaaaaaaataaaaaaaactttccgaccggtaatcccgagcggtatcctctaatcccgagcggtattcggcgttttccgagcggaaatcggcgcgtttggaccggaaaccactgcattgtgagtatttcttgattttacattgatttttagatgtttgttgtgtagctatattcaaaaacatgtgttcatattagctatatggatccatttgttcatggtagttggatgttaatttgttcattttagctttatgtatatatgtgttcatatttcaaatatgtacatatattttcatttgttcatttgttcatttggaccggaaaccactactatgtattatatatattgacaatgatggtttgtgaggactatggttgtgatgatttgcatggactattgttgtgatgatctatatggactatggatgtgaatttctatttttatggatatgaacttctattctatgtatgtgtaaatgttatataattgtttgatatataccatcagtaatgatatttacaaaattacggtgaaatgctgccaaaatttttaattttccaaagtcatacggtgtttaccggttaaaaacgacggttaccggtcggtaaacatcgattaccggtcggtaaacaacagttaccggttttttgaatttgaattgtcatttcgagcggttttcggcgatttaccgccggtttaccgataccgctagtTGGCGAAAATCGTTTTACCGTCGATAAGGTGAACCCTGAATGGGACTAGCTACCAACACATCATCCTTCAATCCTCATAGACTGACTAGCTTTA containing:
- the LOC120664800 gene encoding probable WRKY transcription factor 50 — its product is MAAVGARPVLYHHPAPAGDAASMSSYFSHGGSSTSSSASSFSAALGAAPAPAPPLADQFDISEFLFDDGAGAAAAPGVFSAAADGAPPPVPPAAGSAISAAAAAHAARSAAEAVPERPRTERIAFRTRSEVEILDDGYKWRKYGKKSVKNSPNPRNYYRCSTEGCNVKKRVERDKDDPSYVVTTYEGTHNHVSPSTVYYASQDAASGRFFVAGTQPPPGSLN